The Caloenas nicobarica isolate bCalNic1 chromosome 25, bCalNic1.hap1, whole genome shotgun sequence region ACTATTCTTCGTGGACACCAGGAGgacattggcctttttggccacctgggcacacgctggttcatgttcagctgctgtcaatcaacaccctcaggtttttttttccaacaagcagctttccagccactcttccctgagcctgtagtgttaCAGGAGGTTGTTGTGAACCAAGTGCCTCACCCAGCACTTGCCCTtcttgaacctcatacaattggcctcagtcaGCCAAGATacctctgtatggccttcccaccttccagcagatcaacactcccacccaatttggtgtcatttgcaaacttactgagggtgccctcaatcccctcatccagatcattgataaagagattaaacagaactggcgCCAATACTGAGACCTGGGGAACACGACTCATGACCAGCCACCAAATgcatttggctccgttcaccacaactctttgggcccggccctccagccagttctttacccatcacagatacacccatccaggccatgagctgcagcttctccaggagatgctgtgggatacggtgtcaaagactttactgaagtctaagtacacaacatccacagcctgtgtggtggattcactcccccacgacagactttccctcatctgctaagctggtcaccttgtcatagaaggagatcaggttggtcaagcaggatttgcctttcataaagccatgctgattgggcccggATTGCTCGTCTCATATGTGTGACCTCAcagtcctttcccagccatgttcctgctgttggcctatcccctgcagaggcacaagtgacctcacagtctCCTCCACAGGCATTGGCTTGCTACTGGACTATaagttcctgagacacagctgagcacatgacatcagacccagccatcaccctccttgtggtcCAGTGTGTAAGCAGGTAAAACTGAGCTGGTTTCACCTTatttatctaatagatttcctatcaagggtttgagtggagaaacgttcctcagaggagctgctgtatttacactggtgcattttatatctctgcttctgtctcttttttccttcttcctctgtctattctgtcttgaaagagctctccaaggaaaagattcatggaatgCTACAATAATGCAGGTTGGAAGAGagccctgaacaccatctctgtcccactgacctttatggcaccccaaggaatagctgagaGCATTTGTACTgccttgggttcatctcaccacacGCACAGAttggacatgcacatgatgtgtcTGTTTACacctcatctgtacaatgaaaacgtggacttttgacctagtatttcatagaatcatagaatgtcctgagttggaagggacccacaaggatcacagaatcacagaatgttggggattggaagggacctcaaaagatcatcctgTCCAAttcctgtgctggagcaggaacacccagatgaggttacgcaggaaccaggcgggtttgaatgtctgcagagaaggagactcctcaacctccctgggcagcctggtccaggccctgtcaccctcagtgtgaagaactttcttctcatatttaagtggaacctcctgtgttccagaatcattgagtccaactccagcccctgcacaggacaacctcacagttcacaccgtgtgtctgaagATGTTgcccagtctcttcttgaacactatcaggcttggggccatgacacctccctggggagcctgttccagtgtccagcaccctctgggtgaaccttttcctcatgtccaactgaccctcccctggcacatcttcctgccattccctcggattctgtcactggtcaccagagagaagacaTCAGTACCtatccttccttctccccttgtgaggaggctgtagccaccatgaggtctccttttaatcttcagctctgatgctgagaaaccccttggtttgctttctgaagcagaaaggacaagccatgacctccaggcaatgggaagggagatcctgtccctcacacacggctcagggctcttcctgggactgtgggatgtgggtgtgcaaagcagagggaaggacaacactggtacaacaacttccagcttccccatggggctgcaaggaggcaacgaggcaccagtgccatgaggacatgttttctcctaggcctcagtggcagagacaactgccatggccaaggggacagagacctgggttctgttggtcccttccagccttgccagcgccctttgccatctccatcacaggctgttctacacggtcctacacctgcccctcttaccctgcaggctgcagacacccatctcgcctccccacctgctctcacgccagcatttctgtcccttcactgatgtgtctgcaccctcactgcctgttctttggaacacaaaccgtgggctgatccagctccctctgggtgaccacttgcaccacagcactgcccttccagtgacatttcttcctcctgatgtCCTGTCCTCACTTTTCAAGTTgcactttgtgacttttttttctctctcctgcttttttgcTCTACCAAGGAAAGCTCAACCATCTCAGAAACAGCCCTtcaagcagggaacccaacctgttaggcttcttgtggtcttctACCTGACTGGAGAGAAATAGCGTCACCATGATCATCTAAATCCCGTGACTGCTGCTGGTCttccagcttctctgatagacatgaccatgttcctgctgctgtcccatcatgttCTCAGGCagaatggacatgacaacctgtctccaaggcctcttcctgggtagggcctgtgggtactttggcagaggttctttcccagccatgtccctgctgctgggctgtcacctccagagacagaactgacctcacggtccccttcacagccacatgctgcttactggattatgagtttctgagacacaactgacctcataataccacacccatccatccccctcccattgcctgtccctgcctgcgctcacaggactgacacacagcaggatggtgaccaagctgccagagctcTCAGGtcttgcaccaacacaagggatgagaaggagagtgtgggagtggaacgagaacagctctggaaggccaagcgctgctgctccctggcagtgctgccaggctggactctcttcccctcctcccgtgcacacaggaactgtccctgcagctccaaacaggccttggtgaaaggatctcagGAAAAAACAGTTACCGCaaggccttttaatttgtttaaacacacaTAGAGCacagctcctcatttacacagcctcTCAGTAAGAATACAGTGAAgtagaaaggggatgacaataTTATCACATGTGAAAAACCACAAGCAGtgacaaaaaatacagaagacagGCTGGGCCTATAACAAtttgcagaagatgatgggcagtttatagcttcagaaaataatccagtaaTCAGTTTCCTCAGGtcatccttgagctcctggttcctcatgttgtagatgagggggttcactgcaGGTTCCATGCGCATGGTTGGACAGTGACTGCAATCCTGAGAAGTTTCAAAAATGTATCTGTAAATGAACTGAAATTATTGAATACATTCAGTAAAACGTCTGAGCTTTTCCCGTGATTTCtaactgagaatttttcaggatgtgtattaacagcaggagaagaaatattgatttttccttgtctttgcatCACCAGTACTCTACTTCTTACTCTGTGTGTTTCATCTCCCTCACATTCCAGTTATTTCCTCCTGGCCTGAAGAAATTCACCATGtcttttaattgtgtttatatttataatttcctatctatctctcaaaaatatttattgcatagTTCTCCCTTCTGGAAGGTGGAACTCATTGGAGCCAGCTTGGACTTGGCATAGAGCTGAggcctgtgttttatctttttgatgaTCTTATCACATTTGAATTTGTGTGCTCAAAACCATGGAAAacctttttgtgcctttttgtAGCCAGTtctctaaggagagcaggtgaAAATTTGTGGAAAGAGGCTTTAACATCCAGTTGCAGCCTTCAGTAGAGAAGTCTGATGTAAGGAAAGTGATGTAAGTCCCAGATGTGCGATGACAGGAATAGTGGAgttgggaggtgaggagcaacattgtccatacagtgtcagacctcaagggaCCACTTTTCCAATCTGTCtagacctccttaggagacagTCTGGATCAATATCAATTAGAAAATGCTGGTATCACCTCTTCCATAAAttgaaaagtaatgaaaaaaatccttaaatatgaaaattaaaatattaaatgcttATAGAAATCTTCAACTAGACTTCTAAAACCTCTCTAATTTActgtacaagtcttgaagacttttcaaaaatcatgaATCACACACACGGATCCTTAGGACTTTCTTCACTTttatgagccccatggtgcatttggtgctgagtccatgaacctcagatactgagaggagactgaaaaaacctCTCAAGGACGTAAAGTCAGAAGCAAATGCCGAAGTGTCACGGAGCATTAACTGGCCCAACTGATGGCAATTACCAACAAACTCTCCTGATGGAGTCGTTTGAGCAGATacttggaggccatgatggcagataggCAAAGGTCACATACAGACagttctgatgctgagaaaacctttggtttgatttatgaggcagaaaggccaagtcctcagcccagcccctgggaaggcagatcctgtccctcatgcgtggctcttcctggggcactGGGATGTGGGTGTGATACTGAGTGAAGAACAACAGCCTGACACTTCCCTGTGAGGCTGCAATGAGGCCCCTGTGCCATGAGGACGTGTCTCCTCACAGgtctgtggcagagacaactgccatggccaagtggACAAACATCTCTGttctgtgggtgccttccagccccACCAGagcccttggccatctccaccactgacTGGCTTACActgtcccacacctgcccctctttccccatggctgtagacacccatctcttccccacctTGCTCTCGCCATGGCATTTCCATACTGCCCTGATGTCTTTCCACCCTCCCTGGCTGTTctgtgaaacacaaagccatgggctgattgcagactccctctgggtgacctcttgcaccacagtgcAACCTTCAAGTGACATTTTTAGCTCATCATGCCCCATCTCCACATTTCAAGCAGCACTTTgcagcagtttctctctttcttctgctctttcccattgTCAAGCAAAGTTCCATGATCTCAGAATCCACCCTTAAAGTATTTGACCCAGACCATCCGCCTGCTCGTGGTCTCTCAGCTGACCAGAAAGAAGTatcctcaccatgatcttccaAGCCACATgcctgctgttggcctttcagcATCCTGGAAAGACCAAAGGCATGTGCTTGCTGCagataaaagtaaaatgattGTCACCCTCCAATCCCATGCACCTGCTGGTGGTCTTTCTCTGACTGCCAGATGCATCTCCATGCCAGTCTTGCAAGATGCTACCGCAGCAGTGACCTTGCAAACAACATTCAAGCTAGGTACATGTTGGTGGCCTATCAGTTCCTTAGGCACAGCTTCAAGGACACACACATAGACCAGTCATGTGCCTGAAGCTGGCCTACCAGGTACTCAGAtggaagtgacctcacagccacCATCACAGCCATGTGCCTCTCACATGCCCATGAGTCTCTGAAGCACCATAGACCTCGTCCCAGCAATCCTATCCATCTCCTCCTTGGGCCTGACAGCTGGTCAGGCACCTGTAACCTCACATCCCTCTTCAGATGCCCCGTGGCTGCTCCAGAATAACCCTGGGTTGCCCCAAGGGGCCAAACTGCTTAAGTAGggtagggagaggggttggaggtgatgggggtTGAGCATGGCAATGAGAGCTTTGAGGATGAGGTGTTCAATTTAGGGATTAAGGATTAGAGCTCGCTGTTCAGGGTTAAGATTTAGGCACCTGGTAATCTGCTTAGGTGTGTGGTTAGTGTCAAGGGTATGCGCTAGCTTTGtgaggtatatttttttttagggttgtgGTGAGGCCTAAGGTTAAGGCTGGTATCTTAAGGCTAGGGATACAGGGTAGGGATTAAAGTGAGTAAAAGGGTAAGACTAAGAATAAGGGGTTATAGGCTTGGGATTTGGCTTAGAGGTAAATTTTGAGCTTTGGGTTTAAAGTAGTGCATTACTGTCAGGATGAGGACTAGCATTTAGGGGTAAGTTTAGAGTTTAAGATTACTGCTTAGAACACAGGTAAGTGCCtaacatgaatgttttcacagtcaATGTCACGGCGGCATCACCGTTACCTGAAACCCTCCAAATCTTTTATCTCTGTTGGCCAAGCCATTCTTTCCTCCCGCAAATCTCCAGTCCTTCTTGTCCCAGTTCCCCTTGACCTTCCCAAATCTGTCATCATCTTGGGAGCAGCTTTCTGATGGCCTTCATGACCTCTGCGTATTTGCCTTCCCACTGCTGGTCAGTCAGTTTCTGTGAcagaagtgacctcacagcagCATCCAACGGGACACaatgggctgctgtgctgctgaggtcactgctcagcccacccagcagccctgcaccacccCTAAGGTCCCCTACCTCAGCTCACGCCTACCAGCTCAtgctccagcacagctcccacaGGTCCAGGGAGACTTCTCCCAGTCCCACATGGTGCTTCAGCTACCCCAGGGTATGTTGGTGGTAGTGGCCACCTCTGTGCAACAACTGAATCAATCCCTGAACGTAGATTTTAGGAAATAGTTGAGCCCTCTGCAGAAAAGGCTTCTGTGTAATAGctgaaaaagtcttcctttccacaactgctagtatttttaaaccaattttCATGAAACTCTTCGTAgtcagttagttagttagtttgtttgttttgacagtACCATGGGCAAGTGTCAGCAAGCTGATTAAACACTGTATCTCtatgtgaatgtttttatgcagcCATTTCCCAAAACACATTGCCTACCAATGGTTTGAGTTGAGAAACACTGTTCAGAGGATCTTCTCAATTTGTATTGGCACATTTTATATCTCtacttctttccctctgtctcttttACTTCCTTGCCTGTTCTTTGAAGAGCTCTCTAAGGAAAAGATTAATTGAATTATGGAATACCATAGATTGGAAGAGACTCCTTTGCAAGGATCTTTGCAAGAGTGTCTTCAATTGGATCAAGTGAGGCTCCCCTTACAACTGTTCTGCTGAGTTCTTACAATTCAGCCAGCCTGTTGTCCTGCACATCCTCTCTGGCATGTGCAAGCAAGttaagtaattactgtttactcaattttattcagttttgcagcagaaactgctaCAGGGATCTCTGAAACAGTCAGGTTCTCCATCCAGGATGTTAAAAACTACCTTTATGCACAGGAAAcaggcccaggcacagcaggatctgCCTGTCTCCAGCACTATCTGGAATCCCACTTGGAGAAATCCCGGACAATTCAGGCCAACATTTAATTTGAAGGTGactaatttttgcttattttggaggTGGTTGATATTGAAGGAGGTTGACTGAACTCAATCACTTGGTTTCAAGTTGATCCATTGTCTCAGACCAGTTTCTGCTGTTGTCTCTGTGGACAATGAGATGGGAAAgtccttggaccacccaggtgactaatgactgaagagctctggttgcacacccacacaactttgtttcatcacctcaaacccaccatctcctcttctccctcttctccccttgcattttgaattattctgttTTTGGAGCCGTCTGCTCTACTCCTTTCTATGTCTGTAAACAAATGTaaagatgaagggaaaaacaccagtctttattgtatatgtggggggttttttgtctttctttctcctagatgtgtagtttgatttaaaaaacaaaataacttaaGGAATTGGAGATTTGAGACTTGAATAGTGAGTTTCACCTGCTTCACAACAGGTGCCTGtgagaatttgttttcccaaggctCCCTGTATAATcaatggagagaggagaaatctCTCAAGGCTGGGTCCTCCCAACCTATAGCTGGCACGCAAAAGAAAAGGTACGAATCTCTTCCAGTCACTATTTTCCTGGTCTGTGTTTAAGTCAGGACATTTGATAGTAATAGCAATGAGCAACTGTTTGGAAGTAACTGCATTTCGGTGCAGATGGATGTCAGACGAGACTGTGTGGAACCATAACAAATTTCAGTCATTATTTAGAGTGctaaagaagatgagttatACTTGGTCCctattctgccctcccctcccctctcctgaagaaacagacagcacaaagctgtggaagaaagcacgGGATTACGAAAGAGATGCTTGATACTGCCTATTCTGAAATCAATAGATACTCAGGGATTCCTAGTCCAAAAAGGCAAGTactgaaaagtagaaagaaaagctttcaacatacatttgatttgatttgatttgatttgatttgatttgatttgatttgatttgctGTAATAGTTTGGCATTTGTGCAATAGAAGAGATGAGTTGGGCACATAGGTGTGACAGGTGTTTGCAACAGACCGGCATGAATTTGGAATTTGCCAGGAATGGGATAAAATAgctaacagactttaaaatcctCTGTCATGAAGGAAGAATTCTTTACGAGTGTttaaaaaaggtagaaagaagaCAATGAATTCTCTGAGAACTCCAACTGaaatttgatacagaaaaatcagggtATGAGAAATGCTTGAAGTACTCTATCTGTGTACTAgaggaagactgcaagaaaggaaagaagcagagaaggttTTGGAGACCCTTTCTCCCAGACTGTGGAATTATCACACTTgttttttgccatgttcctgtCTTGGCATGACGAACCGAAATTCAACGTGGgaccagaaaatgaaactgcagttactgagtTCATCCTAGAGGGTTTCTCAGGCCTTGACCAAAGACTACAGCTCTTACTCTCTCTGGTCGTTGCGCTCATGTACCTGACAACAGTGATGGGGAACACTATCATCATTTTCCTTGTGTATGTGGATCACCGCCTTCAAacccccatgtactttttcattggcaatctggccttcctggaaatctggtttacatcctccacaagcatcaagttggttgtgatcctgggttctggtaggagaacaatctcactaagcagctgctttgcccagtcctatttctattttgcccTGGGCTGTACAGAGTGTGTTCTACTTGTTGTCATGTCCtttgaccgctatgttgccatctgccaaCCTTTGCGTTATGCTGCCAtcatgaagcctcagctctgcatccacctggttGTTGCTACTTGGGTCACAGGCTTCACATTCTTGAGTTACCACCTGgtcatcctctcccagctgaccTTCTGTAGCTCAAATGAGATCCaccactttttctgtgacaactcccccttattcaaactgtcctgctctgacaccagcatgctttggaaaacagactctgttttcttatcctttgtcattctgggttccttatgtttaactctggcattttacctgtgcatccttttctgtattctacatcttccaacagcctctgggaggaaaaaagctttttctgtatgttcttcccatctcaccaCCTTGGCAATGGCATATGGGAGCTGTATTGTTCTCTATGCATGTCCTTCAGAATATGTTTCCTTGGAGACTAAGAGCATTGTAGCATTGCTGAACACCGTTCTGTACCCCTTCTTAAATCCATTCATCTACAGTCTTAGAAACAAGACTGTGATACTGGCCCTGAATGAAGCCATTGCCCGTACAAgagcacagcttttcccctaatcatgaggcatttctggacagcacttccagtgatctgctatcatatgttaaataataccaatgcatatgtatgtaaccTCCAGACAGAGATACTTCAGGAGATTTATGTTCTTGTTCGATTGTGTTAAGTGATAAGAAGCTCacctgcacacacaaagaaggcacTAACAATGGCAGGAGAAGTAACTCAGTTAAtaccctgccccagctgctctcagccccatcactggagagccaccagctcatcaagagcccatctccaaaaccaagaagagcacagaggctcatTGGCAA contains the following coding sequences:
- the LOC135998588 gene encoding olfactory receptor 6E1-like codes for the protein MYLTTVMGNTIIIFLVYVDHRLQTPMYFFIGNLAFLEIWFTSSTSIKLVVILGSGRRTISLSSCFAQSYFYFALGCTECVLLVVMSFDRYVAICQPLRYAAIMKPQLCIHLVVATWVTGFTFLSYHLVILSQLTFCSSNEIHHFFCDNSPLFKLSCSDTSMLWKTDSVFLSFVILGSLCLTLAFYLCILFCILHLPTASGRKKAFSVCSSHLTTLAMAYGSCIVLYACPSEYVSLETKSIVALLNTVLYPFLNPFIYSLRNKTVILALNEAIARTRAQLFP